From the genome of Denticeps clupeoides chromosome 4, fDenClu1.1, whole genome shotgun sequence, one region includes:
- the rabgap1l2 gene encoding rab GTPase-activating protein 1-like, with product MMEEVSITVAYDAHIISQMCEEEILAGLVADSIPKQAVPSKKPKLRESRTEEENPHNRYQKENRRLQETSLRLEQENDELAQKLVTSKIALKNALDQTEDKVDELIKELSVTKQRLVEAENEKRTMEEERGQLKEMFRAALEKAELESKKTTRIIADYKKICSQMNSRLETQQASGGADLAAVKSKVMDCDRCCKLLSNDGTIQVSSSSGDARDSSSDQIGEQVQELAQTKLQMVEAMCRIQELEHQNSALLHKLQAAKNTWFSKTLGSLKMANGSQQQFGPREGTWGLSMRRHSLWEWRSAQV from the exons ATGATGGAAGAAGTGTCCATCACGGTGGCCTACGATGCCCACATCATCAGCCAGATGTGCGAGGAGGAGATCCTGGCCGGCTTGGTGGCGGATTCCATCCCAAAGCAAGCC GTGCCCTCTAAGAAGCCTAAGCTGAGAGAGAGCCGGACAGAGGAAGAGAACCCGCACAACAGATACCAG AAGGAGAACAGACGGCTTCAGGAGACCAGTCTACGCCTGGAGCAGGAGAATGACGAACTGGCCCAGAAACTGGTCACCAGCAAGATTGCACTGAAAAACGCATTGGACCAG actgAGGACAAGGTGGACGAGTTGATAAAGGAGCTTTCAGTAACCAAACAGCGCCTGGTTGAGGCTGAGAATGAAAAGAGGACGATGGAAGAGGAGCGAGGACAG CTGAAGGAGATGTTCAGAGCCGCGCTGGAAAAGGCAGAGCTGGAGAGCAAAAAGACCACTCGGATCATCGCTGATTATAAGAAG ATCTGCTCTCAGATGAACTCTAGGCTGGAGACGCAGCAGGCTTCTGGCGGTGCAGATCTGGCCGCGGTCAAA AGTAAAGTGATGGACTGTGATCGCTGCTGCAAGCTCCTCAGCAACGATGGGACCATCCAGGTCAGCTCCAGTTCTGGCGACGCGAGAGACTCCTCGTCAGACCAGATTGGAGAGCAGGTCCAGGAACTGGCTCAGACAAAGCTGCAAATGGTGGAGGCCATGTGCAGGATTCAG GAGCTGGAGCACCAGAATTCGGCACTTCTCCACAAACTCCAGGCAGCCAAAAACACCTGGTTCAGCAAGACCCTGGGATCCTTAAAGATGGCCAACGGCAGCCAGCAGCAGTTTGGTCCCAGAGAGGGGACGTGGGGACTGTCCATGAGGAGACACTCGCTGTGGGAATGGAGAAGTGCCCAGGTGTGA
- the fam163aa gene encoding protein FAM163A, translated as MTAGTVVITGGILATVILLCIIAVLCYCRLQYYCCRKNESEGDMASDLDPEPHFACNACSALGMDGPAVTPLALPFDPAPRHAFCPTCSSHYVHSVEETRNGGERLGFVPTYYENPAAFCMSPGRPEPLRSRGLLDAHCSTRAISTDV; from the exons ATGACAGCTGGAACTGTTGTCATAACTGGAGGAATTCTCGCTACGGTGATACTCCTGTGCATCATTGCAGTGCTCTGTTACTGTCGACTCCAG tATTACTGCTGCAGGAAGAATGAGTCCGAAGGTGACATGGCTTCCGACCTGGACCCTGAGCCCCACTTCGCCTGCAATGCCTGTAGCGCTCTGGGGATGGACGGCCCGGCGGTCACCCCGCTCGCGCTGCCCTTTGATCCCGCCCCTCGGCACGCCTTCTGCCCCACCTGCTCGTCCCACTACGTCCACTCAGTGGAGGAGACGCGCAACGGCGGCGAGCGGCTGGGCTTCGTGCCCACGTACTACGAGAACCCCGCCGCCTTCTGCATGTCCCCTGGCCGGCCGGAGCCGCTGAGGAGCCGCGGACTGCTGGACGCCCACTGCAGCACTCGGGCCATCAGCACCGACGTCTGA